The proteins below are encoded in one region of Scomber japonicus isolate fScoJap1 chromosome 2, fScoJap1.pri, whole genome shotgun sequence:
- the LOC128381238 gene encoding testis-expressed protein 2-like isoform X1 yields the protein MTSRHPSHAESAHSTDKQPPAASPKLHVQRSLSKETITIHFSALGKEEEEEEEGLYMASASPTSATQDDSSIVTGLEASEEMFEGAQLYSAAEAAVIPESTRQSSVSRRDAKASPTQTPSSRVAEQKGSSSNSSPTKSLSFPSSDKPFYNLVKSLSSDIESRDGVSSVTAPTIRHRQLMKSLVKSLSSDTSQESSSSSSTPYRLPEPRLNLQLFKQFTQSRMSAAATSSAGDSKTAPSSPLTSPDARSFFKVSEVEARIEDTKRRLSEVMYEPLQLLSKIMDEKGSSSIYRPKNLSSSASELSEVTSVNGHMESNNNYCIKEEEGAELEAESLNGGASGPAEALSPSSIDTKSPNKSSLLSMSALARQEDDDFCILYNEDFETCTDTEGDDGDRTDDTGTGSQTRVPLSGSTEPCSEAETESIEPAPSVPHYTLIILTVLVYGYFVLPFPSYIGGMLLGIGLGFFLAIGVVWLTGPKPSGSFRHSRQHGKLWNLTKLDIKEPEIFKGWMNEISNYDPETYHATLTHSVYVRLEGSTIRLSKPNHNVARRATHKEPKPDVSYISQKIYDLTNSKVCLVPHSLARKRIWNKKYPICIELAKQDDFMSKAEGDRWEASESWTTRDKGEGTGGWSSSSSRDLTLYLFGRTGREKEEWFQRFLSASRLKADLKKVSSVAGSKSALSSHSRSSSRSSLDEALGSQPRSKDSSISSTSGSAKAKPLLDYSVYMASLLPKQVAASPTAASPVLQSPQSSPGADKKLLNTTSAQTQPREEKEEEEKEEEDHVAWVNAALGRVFWDFLSEPYWAELVSKKIQMKLSKIRLPYFMNELTLTELDMGVVTPRILGASKPSIDYRGKRESIHTHTHTHTHTQNAEPVVN from the exons ATGACCAGCCGGCACCCTAGCCATGCAGAGAGCGCTCATTCCACAGACAAACAGCCACCTGCCGCATCTCCCAAGCTCCATGTCCAGCGATCTCTGTCAAAGGAGACCATCACCATCCACTTCTCAGCTCtcgggaaggaggaagaggaggaggaagaagggctGTACATGGCATCTGCCTCCCCTACCTCAGCCACTCAGGATGACTCGAGTATTGTGACAGGCTTAGAGGCAAGTGAGGAGATGTTTGAAGGGGCACAGTTGTACTCTGCAGCTGAGGCTGCTGTCATTCCTGAATCCACCAGACAGTCTTCTGTTTCTAGACGTGACGCCAAAGCTTCTCCCACGCAAACGCCGTCATCGCGCGTTGCCGAGCAGAAAGGCTCGAGTTCTAATTCCTCTCCCACTAAATCGTTGAGTTTTCCCTCCAGTGACAAACCCTTCTACAACTTGGTGaagtctctctcctctgacatTGAGTCCCGTGACGGGGTTTCTTCTGTTACTGCTCCAACAATAAGGCATAGGCAACTGATGAAGTCTTTGGTCAAATCCTTATCTTCAGATACATCCCAGGagtcatcctcctcctcctccacgccCTACCGTCTTCCAGAACCCCGCCTTAACTTGCAACTCTTCAAGCAATTCACACAGTCCCGGATGTCAGCTGCTGCCACGTCATCGGCTGGTGATTCAAAAACTGCTCCTTCCTCTCCATTAACCTCACCAGATGCCCGCAGCTTCTTTAAAGTCTCAGAAGTGGAAGCACGAATTGAAGACACTAAGCGCCGTCTCTCTGAGGTCATGTACGAACCGCTACAACTTCTGAGTAAGATTATGGATGAaaagggcagcagcagcatttacCGACCCAAAAACCTATCTTCCAGTGCCTCAGAACTCTCCGAAGTTACGTCTGTCAATGGTCACATGGAGAGCAACAACAATTACTGCatcaaagaggaagaaggagctGAGTTGGAGGCCGAGAGCCTCAACGGTGGGGCCTCTGGTCCAGCTGAAgcactttctccctcctctaTTGACACTAAGAGCCCCAACAAATCGTCATTACTTTCCATGTCCGCTCTTGCAAGACAGGAGGATGATGACTTTTGCATCCTGTACAATGAGGACTTCGAGACTTGCACTGACACCGAAGGTGACGATGGTGACAGAACTGATGATACTGGAACTGGTAGTCAAACTAGAGTACCACTAAGTGGTAGTACAGAACCATGCAGTGAAGCTGAAACGGAAAGTATTGAGCCGGCACCAAGTGTTCCACACTATACCCTGATCATCCTCACTGTACTGGTATATGGGTATTTTGTATTACCTTTCCCCAGCTACATTGGAGGGATGCTGCTTGGGATTGGGCTGGGATTCTTTTTAGCCATTGGTGTTGTATGGCTGACTGGACCAAAACCTTCAGGCAGTTTTAGACATTCCAGACAACATGGGAAGCTGTGGAATCTGACAAAGTTGGACATTAAAGAACCGGAAATATTTAAG GGCTGGATGAATGAGATATCAAACTACGACCCAGAGACATACCATGCCACACTGACACACTCTGTGTATGTCCGGCTGGAGGGCTCCACCATTCGCCTCTCTAAACCCAACCACAACGTCGCCCGCCGTGCCACACACAAGGAACCAAAACCTGACGTCAGCTACATCAGTCAGAAGATCTATGATCTCACCAACAGCAAA GTATGTCTAGTGCCTCACAGCTTGGCCAGGAAGCGTATATGGAACAAAAAATACCCCATCTGCATTGAACTCGCCAAACAGGATGACTTCATGTCAAAGGCCGAGGGAGACAGGTGGGAGGCCAGTGAGAGCTGGACCACAAGGGATAAAGGAGAGGGTACGGGAGGGTggtcttcctcctccagcagagaCCTGACCCTCTATCTGTTTGGAAGGAccggaagggagaaggaggagtggTTCCAGAGGTTTCTTTCAGCTTCCAGGCTCAAGGCAGATTTGAAGAAAGTGTCCAGTGTTGCAGGGAGTAAGAGCG CTCTGAGTTCTCACAGTCgcagcagcagccgcagcaGTCTGGACGAGGCGCTGGGATCTCAGCCCAGGTCAAAGGACTCCTCGATCTCCTCAACATCGGGCAGTGCCAAAGCTAAGCCACTGCTGGACTACAGTGTCTACATGGCCTCTTTACTGCCAAAACAGGTGGCGGCCAGCCCTACAGCTGCCAGCCCTGTTCTCCAGAGTCCACAGAGCAGCCCTGGAGCTGATAAGAAG CTTCTGAACACCACCTCAGCTCAGACGCAGCccagggaggagaaggaggaggaggagaaagaggaggaggatcaTGTTGCCTGGGTGAATGCGGCTCTCGGCCGGGTCTTCTGGGACTTCCTGAGCGAGCCCTACTGGGCTGAACTGGTTTCCAAGAAGATTCAAATGAAGCTCAGCAAGATACGG TTGCCTTACTTCATGAATGAGCTAACCCTGACAGAACTGGACATGGGTGTGGTCACTCCCAGGATCCTTGGTGCATCCAAACCTTCCATAGACTATCGAGGCAAGAGAgaaagcatacacacacacacgcacacacacacacacacgcagaatgCTGAACCAGTGGTAAATTGA
- the LOC128381264 gene encoding perforin-1-like, whose product MTVMWQLLLLWWAWSPLCLSSSVSFIGTPQQCQKAHFVPGYNLGGEGFDIVTMQRKGAYVIDTETWKLGNDTCRLYPNSYKNNENQKVPVAVVDWRSLPQCSLKVSSTSYDSVETLVNDSTSAVSNDWKIGLEIPVDPSVTIGVGFGGSHSKESTFAMQKSKEDRYNFMRHSVHCNVYRYRLATIPPLSHEFKSAVSSLPSYSHNTEFIYRNLIDTYGTHYITQVTLGGEIKAVTSVRTCKATMNGLSATEVKDCLSVEASASFAQTASIKAMYEHCQQKKNELGSDERFSSSFNERTTEVIGGNINIAGILFQGQSDPSVYNAWLNSLKETPDIVQYNIKALHTILPSVHPASAGLKQEVEKYIKKNAVLKKCSESCQIGHRSSKRDPCACVCNNNQNVKSNCCPAGKGLATLTVFRLYAEELYGDVWTQTDGSVEVKYGDQIKRTAIILDNDNPRWSEKFEFGPIVINMKNKLTFSVYDEDTYWDSDPLGGCSFDLRRGQVSDSCMLNHGTLFFSYIAECASSLGGDQCQEYIPSPMSDSLSKIFYTRNGVLLGETGKQHAKSLKFRPAVNVT is encoded by the exons ATGACGGTGATGTGGCAGCTCTTGCTCCTGTGGTGGGCATGGAGTCCTCTGTGTCTGTCATCCAGTGTAAGCTTCATTGGTACACCACAACAGTGTCAGAAAGCTCACTTTGTCCCTGGTTACAATCTGGGTGGCGAAGGCTTCGACATCGTCACGATGCAACGGAAAGGTGCCTATGTCATCGACACTGAAACATGGAAACTTGGCAACGACACTTGCAGGCTATACCCTAACAGCTACAAGAACAATGAGAACCAGAAGGTCCCCGTTGCTGTAGTGGACTGGAGAAGCCTCCCACAATGCAGTTTAAAGGTCTCCAGTACATCTTATGACTCTGTTGAAACTCTTGTGAATGATTCCACCTCAGCTGTGTCCAATGATTGGAAAATTGGCCTTGAAATCCCAGTAGACCCTTCTGTCACGATTGGGGTTGGCTTTGGAGGTTCCCACTCCAAAGAATCAACCTTTGCCATGCAAAAGTCAAAAGAAGACCGCTATAACTTCATGCGCCATTCTGTCCACTGTAACGTCTACCG CTACAGACTGGCTACAATACCTCCCCTGAGTCATGAGTTTAAATCAGCTGTCAGCTCCCTTCCTTCATATTCACATAACACAGAGTTCATTTATCGTAATCTCATTGATACATATGGCACACATTACATCACACAAGTGACTCTGGGAGGGGAAATAAAGGCAGTCACTTCTGTCAGGACCTGCAAGGCAACCATGAATGGACTGTCAGCAACAGAGGTCAAGGATTGTTTGTCAGTTGAGGCTTCGGCTAGTTTTGCACAAACTGCCAGCATTAAGGCCATGTATGAACACTGTcagcaaaagaaaaatgagTTAGGCTCTGATGAAAGGTTCAGCAGCTCATTTAATGAGCGTACCACAGAGGTCATTGGTGGAAACATTAACATAGCTGGTATCCTCTTTCAAGGGCAGTCAGACCCCTCTGTCTATAATGCCTGGCTTAACTCACTGAAAGAAACACCTGATATTGTCCAGTACAACATAAAGGCTCTGCACACCATACTGCCAAGTGTTCATCCAGCCAGTGCCGGACTGAAGCAAGAGGTGGAGAAGTACATCAAGAAAAATGCGGTGTTGAAAAAATGCTCAGAGTCATGTCAAATTGGGCACAGATCTAGCAAAAGGGATCcttgtgcttgtgtttgtaaCAATAATCAGAATGTGAAGTCAAACTGCTGTCCTGCTGGGAAAGGTCTTGCAACGTTAACAGTTTTCAGGCTTTATGCAGAAGAATTGTATGGTGATGTGTGGACTCAGACAGATGGTTCAGTGGAGGTTAAATATGGTGACCAGATAAAGCGCACTGCCATTATATTAGACAATGATAATCCTAGGTGGTCAGAGAAATTTGAGTTTGGACCTATTGTcattaacatgaaaaacaagCTTACATTCAGTGTTTATGATGAAGATACTTACTGGGACAGTGATCCACTTGGCGGGTGCTCATTTGATCTGCGTAGGGGGCAGGTGAGTGACAGCTGCATGTTAAATCATGGTACCTTGTTCTTTTCGTACATAGCAGAGTGCGCATCAAGTCTTGGTGGTGACCAATGTCAAGAGTACATACCCTCCCCAATGAGTGATTCTCTGTCCAAGATCTTCTACACCAGAAATGGGGTCCTTCTGGGAGAGACAGGAAAGCAGCATGCTAAATCTCTCAAGTTTAGGCCAGCTGTTAATGTGACATGA
- the LOC128381288 gene encoding myeloid-associated differentiation marker-like, which translates to MPVIVLEARDFASPLFFVRTWEVLSSCITFSLVASLEESELSSDSYQVNHINTFQVFCMFTWCFFFTLSLLIHILSVIQFHSLIPISWKNLTVTVAVLGALMCLSASVVFPWIIMDHQTVWPRPVAAAVASCVTFFAYASESYILRTQAHEQRGYMGSMPGLLKIVQLWGGCQMILLIVDTVRNPSETVWQLWVSGVSYGICLFISLVILVVILGDFAGRCLLPFDRFLAGFSLIGVLLYMVATVICFTKILQFGDLRQNVKKSAEPVIMETVVATITLLAYTVDLAFSIKLLCDRNHT; encoded by the coding sequence ATGCCTGTGATTGTACTAGAGGCCAGAGACTTTGCcagtcctcttttttttgtgcggACATGGGAAGTCTTATCCAGTTGTATTACCTTCAGTCTGGTGGCTTCACTAGAGGAATCGGAGTTAAGCAGCGACTCATATCAAGTCAATCATATCAACACATTCCAGGTCTTCTGCATGTTTACCTGGTGCTTCTTCTTCACCCTCAGCCTCCTTATCCACATTCTCTCCGTCATCCAGTTTCATAGCCTCATCCCAATATCCTGGAAGaatttgacagtgacagtggcAGTCCTAGGTGCACTGATGTGTCTCAGTGCCTCTGTGGTTTTCCCTTGGATCATCATGGACCACCAAACTGTTTGGCCGCGCCCTGTGGCGGCTGCCGTGGCCTCCTGTGTCACCTTCTTCGCTTATGCCTCAGAATCCTACATCCTGCGCACTCAAGCCCATGAGCAAAGAGGCTACATGGGCAGCATGCCTGGTCTGCTCAAGATAGTCCAATTGTGGGGTGGCTGTCAGATGATACTGCTGATTGTGGACACAGTTCGCAATCCAAGTGAAACAGTTTGGCAGCTGTGGGTGTCCGGCGTGTCATATGGTATCTGTTTATTCATATCTCTAGTAATACTAGTGGTAATATTAGGGGACTTTGCAGGACGATGTCTTCTACCTTTTGACAGATTTTTGGCTGGCTTCAGTCTGATTGGAGTGCTGCTGTACATGGTGGCCACAGTGATTTGTTTTACCAAAATATTGCAATTTGGAGACCTTcgacaaaatgtcaaaaaaagtgCAGAGCCGGTTATCATGGAAACAGTGGTTGCCACTATTACACTGTTAGCCTATACAGTGGACCTTGCCTTCTCCATTAAACTTCTGTGTGACAGGAATCACACATGA